A single region of the Duganella sp. BuS-21 genome encodes:
- a CDS encoding PLP-dependent aminotransferase family protein, producing the protein MFAIDRSSPIPLSTQIEAALRQLVEGRTLPGGARLPSIRQLATQLAVSTNTVVVAYDRLVASGVIEAHGTAGFYVRAAGEAGTEIPDEVALEAGEEQEPVWLVQQANDQRAGVLQASSGALPPTWLQDAVPASVVQKALSRSAAGMASRCPPQGLPALREHIALMLRGIGVACDAGHILTTFGGTHAIDLICRSFLQPGDTVLVEDPGYFLMFGRLRQDGIRLVPVTRRADGLDLDELEAACRDYRPRLLFMQTALHNPTGWSSSAANLHKVLILAQQHGFLIAEDDVHGHFQQGHSTRLASLAGLDGVIYYSSFCKALSPALRMGYLAAAPALLKVLMRTKIHSIMTLPALNEYVLLEVLRAGNLRKHLERLQRKIIAARNASMRQLTAAGVRFEQPGDAGIFLWGTMPEGLDVDLLVQDAYRNKILLMRGAAFSANDTPDQHIRFNVAFSQHPRLSAYLQERLQAMAGARCYFSARMQKN; encoded by the coding sequence ATGTTCGCCATCGACCGCTCCTCGCCCATTCCCCTGTCCACGCAGATTGAGGCCGCATTGCGCCAGCTGGTTGAAGGCAGGACGTTGCCGGGCGGCGCCAGGCTGCCCTCGATACGCCAGCTCGCCACTCAGCTGGCGGTCAGCACCAACACCGTGGTGGTGGCCTATGACAGGCTGGTGGCGTCAGGCGTTATTGAAGCCCATGGCACGGCCGGCTTCTACGTCCGCGCCGCCGGTGAGGCCGGCACGGAGATACCCGACGAAGTCGCCTTGGAAGCGGGCGAGGAACAGGAACCGGTCTGGCTGGTGCAGCAGGCCAACGACCAGCGTGCCGGCGTGCTGCAGGCCAGCAGCGGCGCCTTGCCGCCCACCTGGCTGCAGGATGCCGTGCCGGCCAGCGTCGTGCAGAAAGCCCTGTCGCGCAGCGCCGCCGGCATGGCGTCGCGCTGTCCGCCGCAGGGCTTGCCGGCGCTGCGCGAGCATATCGCACTGATGTTGCGCGGCATCGGCGTGGCCTGCGACGCCGGCCACATCCTCACCACCTTCGGCGGCACCCATGCGATCGATCTGATCTGCCGCAGCTTCCTGCAGCCCGGCGATACCGTACTGGTGGAAGACCCCGGCTACTTCCTGATGTTCGGCCGTCTGCGGCAGGATGGCATCCGCCTGGTGCCGGTCACGCGCCGCGCCGACGGCCTGGACCTCGATGAACTGGAGGCCGCCTGCCGCGACTATCGGCCGCGCCTGCTGTTCATGCAGACCGCCCTGCACAATCCCACCGGCTGGAGCAGCAGCGCCGCCAACCTGCACAAGGTCTTGATCCTGGCGCAGCAGCACGGTTTCCTGATCGCCGAAGACGACGTGCACGGCCATTTCCAACAGGGGCACAGCACGCGGCTGGCGTCGCTGGCCGGGCTCGACGGCGTGATCTACTACTCCAGCTTTTGCAAGGCGCTGAGTCCGGCGTTGAGGATGGGCTATCTGGCCGCCGCGCCGGCCTTGCTCAAGGTGCTGATGCGCACCAAGATTCATTCGATCATGACGCTGCCCGCGCTGAACGAATACGTGCTGCTGGAAGTGCTCCGGGCCGGCAACCTGCGCAAGCATCTGGAGCGCCTGCAGCGCAAGATCATCGCGGCGCGCAACGCCAGCATGCGCCAGTTGACGGCCGCCGGCGTGCGCTTCGAGCAGCCCGGCGATGCCGGCATTTTCCTGTGGGGCACCATGCCGGAGGGCCTCGACGTCGACCTGCTGGTGCAGGATGCCTACCGCAACAAGATCCTGCTGATGCGCGGCGCCGCCTTCTCGGCGAACGACACGCCCGACCAGCATATCCGCTTCAATGTCGCGTTCAGCCAGCATCCAAGGCTGAGTGCCTATCTGCAGGAACGCTTGCAGGCGATGGCGGGCGCGCGTTGTTATTTTTCGGCTAGAATGCAGAAAAATTAA